DNA sequence from the Solanum stenotomum isolate F172 unplaced genomic scaffold, ASM1918654v1 scaffold21510, whole genome shotgun sequence genome:
TTGGGTGAGAGTCTGACTGGTGTTGCCTTAGAGTGGTTCATAGACAAAGAGATCTCCCACGAGCACATCTGGGATAATATGGCTCAAGATTTTGTTAGACAATTTCACTACAATGTCGATATTATGCCATATCGCAATACACTCTCTAATATGAGAAAGAAGCCAAATGAAAGCTTCAGAGAATATGCTATCAAGTGGAGAGAACAAGCAACTCGAGTCAAACCACCATTAGATGAACAAGAATTGGTTTACATCTTCATAGAGGCTCAAGATCCTGATTACTTCTACCACCTGACAGCCACAATGGGAAGACCATTTTACACAACAATCAAAATTGGAGAAATGGTCGAAAGTGGTCTCAAAACAGGAAGGATCTTGAGCCATATAGCAATCAAAGCTACCACATAGGCCATTCAGGGTGGTTCAGGCAGTTTTGGGAATCgtaaaatgaaaaaggaagTTTTTCGTTAGCGTACAAGTCAAGGGGTTCTCAAAGGAAGTCTGATTGTCCTTACCCGCCAATTCAGGGACAATCTATTTATCCTAAACATTACTACCCTAATGTCCTTCAATATTCAGTATCTCCATCTCCATACACAGTCTTCAATGCTCAGCCATATATGAATCCTCTCAATCGCCCATAATTTTGGGCCCCAACTCAAGCAAACCTTCAGCCACAACGGCCACCTTATCAAGTCCCTTACAAACCTCCTCCTATGAAAAATTATGCTCAAGAGAAGGGACAAAAAATGAGATTAACTCCATTGGGAGAGTCATACTCCATCTTATTTCAAAAGTTAAGGAAGATAGGAGTGATTGAGTCTATCCCACCACATCGTCTGAATCCAAATGCTCCAGGTTTCCAGGCCAATGAAAGATGTGAGTATAATTCAGGGAACCCAGGACACAACACTAATAATTGTTGGACCTTGAAAGGGGCGATAGAAAAGCTAATCGATCATGGAGTGGTCGTTGTGACGGATGATCAAAACACTCCCAAAGTAACTAATAACACACTTCCAGCTCAAAACAATTTAGTGGGTATGATCTGTAATGATCAAGAGTACAAACTCCTtggcaaaatgggaaagttgtTTAGGAAGATCAGAGAAAAAGACAAGTCGTTAAAGAATTTAGAACCAGTCGAATCTTTGAGTGTGGAAGGTGTCAATCTTGATACCAAAATTTTGTGTGTCCCGGGAGTTTCAAAGTGGATTGAAGTTCAAGCGGGTATGCCGAATTTGTATGTATCAAAAGGCTTTTCATTAACACAATAGGACCAAAGTTGCTTGGCAAAGTTAAAAGAACCTATCTATGTTAAGCCCGTCCAGCAGCTCCCGGTAACTGATTCAAAGGTTATTCCTTGGAACTATAACAAAATCATTGTGGTTTACCGAGGAAAGGAGATTGTCGAAGAGGTTGATGAAGCATGAGGGCTGACACGCTCTGGAAGATGTTATTCTCCAGAAGAGTTAATAAAAAGGAAGATAGGCCAAAATATCCAAGTACCACTGAAGAAAGCAGTtactgaggaagaagaagaagagtttcTAATAAAGATTAAGGTTTCGGATTACTCTATTGTggaagaattgaagaaaatccCTACACAAATCTCACAGTTGTTTATACTTTTGCACTCATAAGAGTCAGATTTTGAATGAAACACATGTATCGAAGAAGACCATGGTAAATCAATTAGAAAAAATGGACAACCATATCTTTTAGTCGAACACCATCACTTTCACTGATGATGAGTTTCCCGCGGAGGGAGATGGACACAACAAAGCTTTGCATCTTATAGTGAAATGTGAAGGGCACTATGTAAAGAGGGTCGTGATAGATGGAGGATCAAGGGTTGACATATTTCCTCTCTCTACGCTGCAAAGCTTGAAAATTAACCCTGATAGAATTCGCCCCAACAATGTATTTGTTCGAGCTTATGATGGCTCAAGGCGGGATACCATTGGTGAAATCAAGTTAAACATGACAATTGGACCGGTGGACTTTATGATTGTCTTCCAAGTAATGGACATGGACACATCTTATAATTTTCTATTGGGAAGGCCATGGATCCACATGGCTCGGGCAATCCCATCAACTCTACATCAAGTTGTTAAGATTGAATACGACCATCAGGAAATCATTGTGCATAGGGAAGATGATTTACCTATTTACATAGATCCATCCATTCCATACATTGAGGCAAAAGAAGGATACGATTTCGTTGTTTACCAGTATTTTGAGGTCGTATCAGTCGATCGCTTCAAAGAAGGAGACCCCATCATCCAACCATGTCTCTCTTATTCCTCTTCAATGGTAGCAACGACAATGCTCAAATATGAGTATCAATCTAGTAAAGGTTTGGGACTATGTTCACAAGGAATCGTGGATCCTATTACACTTTTAGGAAACCAAGGTAGTTCTGGCCTTGGATGCAAACAAAGCAAGAGAAATTGAGATAAGGctaagaacaaaataaaaaggattGATTGGGCGTTTCCACAAGCGATTCCCCATATTTCTCATTCCTTTATCAAGCCTTAGGACCAGAAATGGAAACTTCCTTTACTCATGAAGACATTGAATAAGTTAATCAGGATCTCAGTCAGTTGTTTTGTGAAGTAAACATGGTCCAAGTTGGTGAAGGTACAAGTCATGCCGATGTGCATCTTGTGGGCTTAGGTGTTGAGCTAAACAATTGGGAAGCCACTCATTTCCCCATAAGGAAGGAGTCTTGGGAGTTTGTTTTGCTACTCTTTTGTATTTTGGTGTTGTCAAGGTTGTGATctgaatatttgaaaatattttgtattagtGTCAACCCTTCTAtcctttttcaatttcaatgaAATTCCAATTTCATAGTAAATCTTTGTCTTTCCCCTCCCCTAATTCTTATTCTCCATTTTTCAATTCTCTATATGTCGGCTTTGATAACATGATGTGCATGCGGAATTCACTCCCAGATCTCAAAGAGTTGTTTATTCTTGAATCATCGAGTCAAGAGGTtaaatatgatgaagaagaagctTTTAGGGAAATTAATAGGGAATTGGAACAGTTTGAGCACAAACCTAAGCCTAATCTTAGTGAAACTGAGGTAATCAATTTGGGAAGTAGTGGggaaatcaaagaaataaaaataagtctTCATGTCAAGAAGGAAATTAGGGATGCCAtaatacaacttttttttttaatacaaagatGTGTTTTCTTGGTCTTATGATGGCATGCCAGGTTTGAGTGTTGATTTAGTGGTCCAAAAGTTGCCCACTCATCTTGATTTTCCACCCGTCTaacagaaaataagaaaattcaaatcGGACGTGAGTGAAAAAATCAAGGAAGAAATCATGAAACAACTAAATGCAACTATGATCCAAGCCATTCGTTACACTACTTGGTTGTCAATTATTGTTCTTGTGCCGAAAAAGGATGGAAAGACAAGAGTTTGTGTTGACTATCGGGATTTGAACAAAGCTAGTCCAAAAGACAACTTTCCCTTGCGCAATATCCACATTCTAGTTCATAATTGTGCCAAACACGAAATTCAATCTTTTGTAGACTGCATTGCGGGGTATCATCAAATCTTGATGGACGAAGAGGACGTTGAGAAAATTGCTTTCACAACTCCATGGGGGACCTATTGCTACAGGCTCATGTCATTCGATCTTAAAAATGATGGGACAACTTACATGAGGGCTATGACCACCATGCTTCATGACATGATgcacaaagaaattgaaatataCATCGATGACGTAATCATCAAGTCTAAAACACAAGTTGACCATGTGAAAGATCTGAGAAAATTCTTTGAAAGAGTGTGAAGATATGATCTCAAGCTTAATCCAGCAAAATATGCATTTGGAGTTCCATCTGGAAAACTTTTGAGTTTTATTATCAGTAGAAGGGGAATCGAATTGGCTCCTTCCAAAATAAAAGTCATTCGAGATTTGCAACCTCCGAAAAATAAGACCGAAATCATGAGTCTACTTGGGAGGTTGAACTATATCAGCAGGTTTATTGCTCAACTCACAACCACTTGTGAGCCCATTTTCAGACTTTTAAAAAAGGATGTTGTTTTTAGATGGACGGAGGATTGTCAACAAGCTTGTGAAAATATCAAGGAGTATCTGTCCAACCCTCATGTATGGTCCCGCCTGAACCTGATAGGCCTCTTTTTCTATATCTTTCAGATAATTCCTTTAGGTGTTTTCTCGGTCAACATGATTCCTTTGGGTTTAGGAGCAAGATATCtactacttgagaaataaaTTCACTAGTTATGAGGTCAAGTACACACTCTTAGAAAGGACATATTGCGCCCTAACTTGGGTAGCTCAAAAGTTAAGGCATTACCTTTTGTCCTACACAACTTACATCATATCTAGGATGGACCCTTTGAAGTACATCTTCCAGAAGCCAATGCCAACTCGCAGACTCGCGAAATGGCAAATCTTGCTCACTGAAATTGACATTATATATGTCACTCGAACTACAATGAAAGCTCAAGCTTTGGCTGACCAGTTGGCAGAGCATCCAGCCGATGGAGACTATAAACAATTGGATACATATTTTCCAAATGAAGAGATTAACTCAGTTGAAGAGTAGATCCAGATGAAAATCAGGTCTGgcaattatactttaatggagAAATCAACGCAAAAGGCACAAGGATTGGGGAAATTCTCATATCACCCACATGGCAGCATTACCCTGCAACAGCTCAACTTCGTTTCTTCTGTACAAATAATACAACAGAGTATGAAGCGTGCATCATGGGTATAAATATGGCAATTGATTTGGGTGTTCAAGAATTGATTGTGTTGGGAGATTCTTATATACTTATTCGACAAGCTCAAGGTGAATGGAAAACTCGAGACCTCAAGTTTCTTTCATACAAACAATGTGTGGAAGatcttagaattttttttagatccATCGAGTTTAGATACATCCCCAGGTTTCATAATGAATTGGTAGATGTCTTGGCTACTTTGTTCTCAATGCTTCCATATCCTGGAAACACTTGCATCACTCCCTTGAAGATTCAAGTTCGGTACCAACGTGGCTATTGTAACACAGTGAAGGCAGAATCGAATGGTGAACCATGGTACCTAGACATCAAGAATTTCTTGCAGATAGGGAAATGTCCCGAACATGCCAATAGAAgccaaaaaagaattattagacGTCTGGCCAATGGTTTCTTTTTTAGCGGggaaattttatataaaagaaCCCCGGATCTGAACTAGTTAAGATGTGTGAATGCTAAAGAAGCCGAGAAGATCATGAATGAAGTACATGCTAGGGTATGTGGACCACACATGAATGGATATGTCTTTGCAAAAAAGATACTTCGAGCAGGGTATTACTAGTTTACCATGGAACGGGATTGCTTTCGCTTAGTCAAAAAATGTCATCAGTGCCAAATTCACAGTGACCTAATTCATTCACCTCCTTCAGAGTTGCACCTCATGGCCACTCCTTGGCCCTTTGTTGCATGGGGAATGGATGTCATTGGACCAATTGAGCCTAAAGCTTCTAATGGACATCGATTCATTTTGGTCGCAATTGGTTGCTTTACCAAATGGGTGGAGGAAATCACTTTCAAAGCAGTCACTAAGAAGGAGGTCATGGATTTTGTCCATTCAAACATCATTTATCATTTTGGTATTTCAAGAATCATAATCACAGATAACGCTGCAAACCTTAATAACAATTTGATGAAAGAAGTAATTGAGCAATTCAAAATTGTGCATCACAATTCTACTTCATACGGACCGAAAGCCAACAAAACTGTGGAGGCtgccaacaagaatatcaaaaagATTCTCAGGAGGATGGTTCAAGTAAGGCTGGCAAACGGACAGGACCGGATCAACAGGACCGGTTATACCGGAACCGGTCCTCGTTACCGGATTTCGTTACCGGAACCGGGTCTTACCGGAATCGGTTTTACCGGAAATTTCCAAATGTTCCGTCCGGTCCCTTAGTTACCGGATTGGAACCGGTTTggaccggaccggaaccggtTCTTACCGGATCATTGTGTACCggtaatttgttttatttttttattaactttaattattatataatattatattattaaaaaacttcaattcaaaactttaaactttaaagtttcaattgaatttaagtttaaactttaaactttaaagtttaaaattgactttaaattttaa
Encoded proteins:
- the LOC125851006 gene encoding uncharacterized protein LOC125851006, translated to MGINMAIDLGVQELIVLGDSYILIRQAQGEWKTRDLKFLSYKQCVEDLRIFFRSIEFRYIPRFHNELVDVLATLFSMLPYPGNTCITPLKIQVRYQRGYCNTVKAESNGEPWYLDIKNFLQIGKCPEHANRSQKRIIRRLANGFFFSGEILYKRTPDLN
- the LOC125851007 gene encoding uncharacterized protein LOC125851007, translated to MERDCFRLVKKCHQCQIHSDLIHSPPSELHLMATPWPFVAWGMDVIGPIEPKASNGHRFILVAIGCFTKWVEEITFKAVTKKEVMDFVHSNIIYHFGISRIIITDNAANLNNNLMKEVIEQFKIVHHNSTSYGPKANKTVEAANKNIKKILRRMVQVRLANGQDRINRTGYTGTGPRYRISLPEPGLTGIGFTGNFQMFRPVP